One window from the genome of Leptospira broomii serovar Hurstbridge str. 5399 encodes:
- a CDS encoding alpha/beta fold hydrolase yields MIAILKNRRGPLYLVTTFLAIVAFAVFASSLAILFSLFLIAILISYPFLLDWISRLYGQEDIADEVHFARTKDGWNIAMHRHIPPQPNPELAPVIVVHGIATNKYVIDLDKRHSLPYFLKLRGYEVFSISLRGAGSSFHESRSGYEDFTFDDMAKYDVPAIIAKVIDLTGSQRASWIGHSMGAMILYAFFGICDKSDKEKIAAFVSLGGPGNLNHLGLSLIGLLSRFPRARRVLDLKFGASMLAPIAGEIFTPIDEILYNPKATKPKTVKKVMKNAIENISEGVIEQLMSWIETRRMISLNGFYDYIELQKEITVPSLFVAGLKDAIATPESVKFVYDRAGAKIKEFLVISKENGASEDYGHGCLMLAEKAEDDLFPKIETFLRSYGTRKKIGWIGKIRRNLRMKFQKFR; encoded by the coding sequence GTGATTGCAATTTTAAAAAACCGCAGAGGCCCGCTTTATCTGGTGACTACCTTTTTGGCCATCGTCGCATTCGCAGTGTTTGCCTCGTCTCTCGCAATACTTTTTTCCCTTTTCTTGATCGCGATTTTAATCTCCTATCCTTTCCTTTTGGATTGGATTTCCCGTTTGTACGGTCAGGAAGATATCGCGGACGAAGTTCACTTCGCACGTACAAAGGACGGTTGGAATATCGCGATGCATAGACATATTCCTCCGCAGCCTAATCCGGAATTAGCCCCCGTAATCGTTGTGCACGGAATTGCTACGAATAAGTATGTAATCGATTTGGATAAGCGGCATTCGCTTCCCTATTTTTTAAAGTTAAGAGGATACGAAGTATTCTCGATTTCGTTGCGCGGAGCGGGTTCTTCGTTTCACGAGAGTCGAAGCGGATATGAAGATTTTACCTTTGATGATATGGCAAAATACGACGTTCCTGCAATCATTGCGAAAGTTATCGACCTAACGGGAAGTCAAAGAGCAAGTTGGATAGGTCATTCCATGGGAGCCATGATACTTTACGCTTTCTTCGGGATTTGCGATAAATCGGATAAGGAAAAAATAGCAGCGTTCGTTTCGCTTGGTGGACCGGGAAATCTGAACCATTTAGGATTGAGTCTGATCGGATTACTTTCTCGATTTCCTCGAGCGCGTCGTGTTTTGGATCTAAAATTCGGTGCATCGATGCTCGCACCGATTGCGGGAGAAATTTTTACTCCGATAGATGAGATTCTGTATAACCCGAAGGCAACCAAACCTAAGACGGTTAAAAAAGTGATGAAAAACGCGATCGAGAATATCAGCGAAGGTGTCATCGAACAACTCATGTCTTGGATTGAAACAAGGCGGATGATTTCCTTAAACGGCTTCTACGATTATATTGAATTGCAGAAGGAAATCACAGTCCCAAGCTTGTTTGTCGCCGGGTTAAAAGATGCGATTGCAACTCCGGAATCCGTGAAATTCGTATATGATCGAGCAGGAGCCAAAATTAAGGAATTTTTGGTTATCTCGAAGGAAAATGGGGCATCCGAGGATTATGGTCATGGCTGTCTTATGTTAGCCGAAAAAGCGGAAGATGATCTCTTTCCGAAGATCGAAACATTCCTTCGATCGTACGGAACTCGAAAAAAAATAGGCTGGATAGGAAAAATTCGGCGAAATTTGCGGATGAAATTTCAAAAATTTCGATAA
- a CDS encoding glycerol kinase 5 — MAVPKEKFILSIDSGGSGIRAILFDKKGRIVERQYEKTPPILKSPGALEHDPDILWKALLSVVGKALKKKQFQPSNIAAIGICNQRGSFLLWDKQTGKPLTKLISWADVRAVNTADEMNANKFWKTIQFVSRIAGAITRHPMMIATYLLKFTTDHASVRLKWVFDTHPELLVRAKKGEILFGTLDTWFVYKLTKGKIHITDASNATVTGMFNPFQLQWNAPLCLIFGIPTKIFPEVKDTGADFGVTDPSLFGGSTIPIHAVIGDQMAALYGHCCFEKGGVKISQGSGAFVDMNMGDKPKISKRGLFPLVAWQLNGKPKYMLEGYIGTAGTLIDWLGKGIGLSDTPKVLNDLASQTEDTEGVVFVPTAAGMRFPHFNPRAKASVFGLSLATHRRHVARAVLEGIALSLYEILEGIKEDTKVPVSAIMVDGGVSQSDILLQCLADFCRVEVKRAPEPDMTATGAAYIAGLASGFWKNEAELKALQKGYKVFLPKMNESVRNAKLIRWKKAVDATLKIE; from the coding sequence ATGGCTGTACCTAAAGAAAAATTCATTCTCTCAATCGACAGCGGTGGGAGCGGAATTAGGGCGATTCTGTTCGATAAAAAAGGTAGAATCGTTGAACGCCAATATGAAAAAACTCCTCCCATCTTAAAATCTCCCGGCGCTCTCGAACACGATCCTGATATTCTTTGGAAGGCTTTATTATCGGTCGTAGGAAAGGCTCTCAAAAAAAAGCAATTTCAACCGTCAAATATCGCGGCCATCGGAATATGTAACCAACGGGGCTCTTTTCTTCTTTGGGATAAGCAAACGGGTAAACCTTTGACCAAGTTGATCAGCTGGGCGGACGTAAGAGCCGTAAATACAGCCGACGAAATGAATGCGAATAAATTCTGGAAGACCATCCAGTTCGTTTCCAGAATTGCCGGCGCAATCACTAGACATCCGATGATGATCGCGACCTATCTACTTAAATTTACGACCGATCACGCCTCCGTTCGATTGAAATGGGTGTTCGATACTCATCCGGAGTTGCTTGTAAGAGCTAAGAAAGGCGAAATTCTTTTCGGTACTCTGGATACTTGGTTTGTTTATAAACTAACGAAGGGAAAAATACATATAACCGATGCGTCCAACGCGACAGTCACAGGAATGTTCAACCCCTTTCAACTGCAATGGAATGCCCCTCTTTGTTTAATTTTCGGAATTCCTACTAAGATTTTTCCCGAAGTGAAAGATACCGGAGCCGACTTCGGCGTTACCGATCCTTCCCTATTCGGGGGTTCGACAATTCCGATTCATGCAGTTATCGGAGATCAGATGGCGGCCCTCTACGGACATTGTTGCTTTGAAAAAGGTGGCGTAAAAATCTCTCAAGGTTCCGGGGCTTTTGTAGATATGAATATGGGAGATAAACCAAAGATTTCGAAGAGGGGACTCTTTCCTTTAGTCGCGTGGCAGCTAAACGGAAAACCGAAATATATGCTGGAAGGATATATCGGGACTGCGGGAACCTTGATCGATTGGCTGGGAAAAGGAATCGGTCTTTCAGATACTCCAAAAGTGTTAAACGACCTAGCATCCCAAACTGAAGATACCGAGGGAGTCGTATTCGTTCCGACCGCAGCAGGTATGCGCTTTCCTCATTTTAATCCGAGGGCAAAAGCCTCCGTTTTCGGGTTGTCCCTGGCTACACATCGACGACACGTTGCAAGAGCCGTCTTGGAAGGTATCGCCTTATCGTTATACGAAATCCTGGAAGGGATCAAAGAAGATACGAAGGTCCCGGTTAGTGCCATCATGGTGGACGGAGGAGTATCGCAATCGGATATTCTACTTCAATGTCTTGCCGATTTTTGCCGAGTGGAAGTTAAAAGAGCGCCCGAACCTGATATGACAGCGACGGGTGCAGCCTACATCGCCGGCCTTGCTTCAGGTTTTTGGAAGAACGAAGCTGAATTAAAGGCCCTGCAAAAGGGGTACAAAGTATTTCTGCCCAAAATGAACGAGTCCGTACGAAACGCGAAACTCATTCGCTGGAAAAAAGCGGTCGATGCAACCCTGAAAATCGAATAA
- a CDS encoding host attachment protein produces the protein MKKKWVVVANRSEAKIFEYQGPSQGLKLVQFMENPDGRLRNSELVTGSGHGSRSDFDFSSEHEPKKKVAEAFAGKLSDFVNLERKKDSFSNFILISEPGFMGMILGKLDDKSREKIYHKMPKDIVHIKESGLLGHLRSVLA, from the coding sequence ATGAAAAAAAAGTGGGTGGTGGTTGCGAACCGAAGCGAAGCGAAAATATTCGAATATCAAGGACCCTCTCAAGGACTTAAGCTGGTTCAATTTATGGAAAATCCGGACGGCCGTCTCCGGAATTCTGAATTAGTTACCGGATCCGGACATGGATCTAGATCAGATTTCGATTTCTCTTCAGAACACGAACCGAAGAAAAAGGTGGCGGAAGCTTTTGCCGGAAAACTTTCGGATTTCGTAAATTTAGAAAGGAAAAAGGACTCCTTTTCCAATTTTATTTTAATTTCCGAACCGGGTTTCATGGGAATGATACTCGGCAAATTGGATGATAAATCGAGGGAGAAAATCTATCATAAGATGCCGAAGGATATTGTTCATATAAAAGAGTCCGGCCTACTCGGACATTTAAGGAGTGTGCTTGCCTAA
- a CDS encoding DoxX family protein: protein MERVNHWLDEHRDWWIDIVRMYLGGVLLYKGLLFLSDTEALIRLMELHNAPFASTLMAHYIVIAHICGGILLFAGLLTRFSAILQLPVLVGAVLFIHSKEGFVSAGSNLPYASMILLLLLHFSLYGSGRISADFYIETHRSV from the coding sequence ATGGAAAGAGTAAATCATTGGTTAGATGAGCATAGGGATTGGTGGATCGATATCGTTCGGATGTACTTAGGCGGAGTGTTGCTATACAAAGGCCTTTTATTTCTTTCAGACACTGAGGCTCTAATTCGATTAATGGAATTGCATAATGCGCCGTTTGCGTCCACTTTGATGGCTCATTATATTGTGATCGCCCATATTTGCGGCGGTATTCTTCTTTTTGCCGGACTACTGACTAGATTTTCCGCCATCTTACAATTGCCCGTGCTAGTCGGCGCGGTTTTATTTATCCACTCGAAAGAAGGTTTCGTATCCGCAGGCTCCAACCTCCCGTATGCCAGTATGATACTTTTGCTTTTATTGCATTTTTCTTTATACGGTTCCGGAAGAATTTCGGCAGACTTCTATATCGAAACGCATAGAAGCGTTTAG
- a CDS encoding MORN repeat-containing protein gives MKGTESLVLVRCKGNFIKGKESERLNRRFFSFFPPFVLIFFLIPGIAFLTACGKPKPKTNSEIERLKPKKKADDRELDPDLSSREYFDEDAQGKPLEKKVSPSNSAPDLYSFSKKGSGCKRGNCKHGEGIYVYESRDVYFGRFANEQREGWGILAYSDGDKYEGNWSRDLKSGQGTYTFRDGGVFNGRFSEEGNGSGQYHKSGKTYKCRLENRKVLCK, from the coding sequence ATGAAAGGGACTGAGTCTCTAGTTCTAGTCCGTTGCAAAGGTAATTTTATAAAAGGAAAAGAATCCGAACGTTTGAATCGTAGGTTTTTTTCCTTTTTCCCGCCGTTTGTTCTTATTTTTTTTCTCATTCCGGGCATAGCATTCTTAACTGCATGCGGGAAACCCAAGCCTAAAACTAATTCGGAAATCGAACGATTGAAACCAAAGAAGAAGGCGGACGATCGAGAGCTCGATCCGGATTTATCTTCGAGGGAATACTTCGACGAAGATGCACAAGGGAAACCTTTGGAAAAGAAAGTGAGCCCTAGTAACTCTGCTCCCGACTTATATTCCTTTTCGAAGAAAGGTTCCGGTTGCAAACGAGGAAATTGCAAACATGGGGAGGGAATCTACGTGTACGAATCGAGAGATGTCTATTTCGGTCGTTTTGCAAATGAGCAGAGGGAAGGCTGGGGAATACTTGCTTATTCGGACGGCGATAAATATGAGGGAAATTGGTCGCGAGATTTAAAATCGGGCCAGGGTACCTATACGTTTCGGGACGGCGGTGTCTTTAATGGTCGCTTTTCGGAGGAAGGAAACGGAAGCGGACAATATCACAAAAGCGGTAAAACGTATAAATGCAGATTAGAAAATCGTAAGGTTCTTTGCAAATAA
- a CDS encoding metallophosphoesterase: protein MEFELQRFYIFLGVFTVILFLAYSYAVNRLSAPFELNSVQQGILWLLVIVFVLLTPTAYLLSLFYRETQWQKLWSYAAFTSLGFFTLLVSFVVFHDLGKLAWKGWVVLSGILQSSSGVSGLTDSDSVLSTAELTRKDFLSRLASFLVIGFTGGLTVFGFYQAHKSPALKKVSIKVPGLPEGLEGFKIAQLSDIHIGPTIKKGFLEGVVRRTNELDADLVAITGDLVDGTVSLLREHTTPLRDLSSKYGTFFVTGNHEYYSGAIAWIHELKEMGVNVLLNQNKLIAHKGATIAVAGVTDYKAHSVIPNHRTDPERAAIGIEGADFKLLLAHQPNSIFEAAKAGFDLQLSGHTHGGQYFPGNLLIHIFQKFVAGLSKWEGTQLYVSRGTGYWGPPLRIGAPSEITLLILERA, encoded by the coding sequence ATGGAGTTTGAATTGCAGAGATTTTATATTTTCCTCGGGGTATTTACGGTTATTCTCTTTCTCGCGTATAGCTATGCGGTGAATAGATTGAGTGCTCCGTTTGAACTGAATTCGGTTCAACAGGGGATTCTTTGGCTGCTAGTCATAGTATTTGTTCTGCTGACCCCGACAGCCTATCTCCTAAGCCTATTTTACCGCGAAACCCAGTGGCAAAAATTATGGTCCTATGCCGCGTTTACCAGTCTAGGATTTTTTACACTGCTAGTTTCATTCGTGGTTTTTCATGACTTGGGCAAGTTAGCCTGGAAAGGTTGGGTAGTATTATCCGGAATCCTACAAAGCAGTTCCGGCGTAAGCGGGTTAACAGACTCGGATTCGGTCCTTTCTACTGCTGAACTGACTCGTAAAGACTTTCTTTCAAGATTGGCTTCATTTTTAGTTATAGGTTTTACCGGGGGTCTAACGGTCTTTGGGTTTTATCAGGCGCATAAGAGTCCTGCGCTGAAAAAGGTTTCTATCAAAGTTCCCGGACTACCCGAGGGCCTGGAAGGTTTTAAAATCGCTCAATTATCGGACATACATATCGGCCCCACGATTAAGAAAGGATTTTTGGAGGGTGTCGTGAGAAGAACGAATGAGCTGGATGCCGACCTAGTCGCTATAACCGGCGATCTTGTAGACGGCACAGTAAGTTTGTTGCGGGAGCATACGACTCCGTTAAGAGATCTTTCCTCGAAATATGGAACGTTTTTTGTAACAGGTAACCACGAATACTATTCAGGCGCAATCGCTTGGATTCACGAGCTTAAGGAAATGGGCGTCAATGTTCTTTTAAACCAGAATAAACTCATAGCTCATAAGGGAGCAACGATTGCAGTTGCCGGAGTAACCGACTATAAGGCTCATTCCGTCATTCCCAATCATAGGACAGATCCGGAGAGAGCTGCGATAGGTATCGAAGGCGCCGACTTTAAACTTTTGTTGGCTCACCAACCTAACTCGATTTTTGAGGCGGCGAAAGCCGGGTTCGATTTGCAGCTTTCAGGACATACTCATGGAGGACAATATTTTCCAGGTAACCTATTGATTCATATTTTTCAAAAATTTGTGGCCGGTCTTAGTAAATGGGAAGGAACGCAATTATATGTAAGTCGCGGCACCGGCTATTGGGGACCGCCATTACGAATCGGAGCTCCTTCGGAAATTACTCTGCTCATACTGGAAAGAGCCTGA
- a CDS encoding GAF domain-containing SpoIIE family protein phosphatase, whose product MVQVDSEARKYRSLLNTSTILNANLDLYQLLPLIMLYSKDLLEAEASSLFLLDEKDGFLYCEVALGEKGEIIQKYARLEPGQGIAGWVAQEKKPILLEDAYTDTRFNPSLDQKTGFRTRSLACVPLFVQDQVIGTLEILNKSGNRSFDNSDIEVLASLSEIAAIAIKNAKTHESLKKRILELSLLYEFEKLTVAEKSIQELGNWLIDKVLEFLEAKAGTIYLADPTLEVLRILAARGIPEDAIHSIQVPYGEGVSGWVAREKQSLLIQNLDEDPRYDKNAKYKFEASSLISAPLLYRGELLGVISVNNKYSGYAFTHADLEMLGAIANRLSVTIQNANLFHKVVDNERELKRAREVMAKILPSALPYVPGLEFGVQHIPFDNVGGDFYNVIKLDEHRTAVLIADVSGHGLSASVVAAVIHTVMETFEEETLSSPSKFFTALNHALYNKLAGNFLTSFYAVVHTGTDTLVYSNAGHNPPILYRKEEGTSLPLETKGKLVGVIPDLFFEEFVTSFKPMDRLVLYTDGITEHSNEDRSRRYSDDLLTLAIRSLSQSSASEAAPGLVKECRSYCRRSDFEDDVTLLIVDRV is encoded by the coding sequence ATGGTTCAGGTCGATTCCGAAGCTCGTAAATATCGAAGTTTGCTTAATACAAGTACGATTTTAAATGCAAACTTGGATCTTTACCAACTTCTTCCGCTTATTATGTTGTATTCGAAAGATCTTCTGGAAGCGGAAGCAAGCTCCCTATTCTTATTGGACGAAAAAGATGGATTCCTATATTGCGAAGTCGCATTAGGGGAAAAAGGGGAAATCATTCAAAAATACGCTCGATTAGAGCCGGGACAAGGAATCGCTGGTTGGGTGGCCCAGGAAAAAAAACCGATTCTGTTAGAAGATGCGTATACGGACACACGTTTTAATCCTTCCCTAGATCAAAAAACGGGATTTCGAACCAGATCCCTTGCCTGCGTCCCATTATTCGTTCAAGATCAAGTGATCGGAACGCTTGAAATTCTGAACAAATCAGGAAATAGAAGCTTCGACAATTCGGATATCGAAGTTCTTGCGTCTCTATCCGAAATTGCCGCGATCGCAATCAAAAACGCCAAGACTCATGAATCCCTAAAAAAAAGGATTCTAGAACTCTCATTATTATACGAATTCGAGAAACTCACGGTTGCGGAAAAGAGCATTCAGGAATTAGGAAATTGGCTTATTGATAAAGTTTTAGAATTCCTAGAAGCTAAAGCAGGAACGATCTATCTAGCTGATCCCACTCTGGAAGTTTTACGTATTTTGGCCGCAAGAGGAATCCCGGAAGACGCAATTCATTCTATCCAAGTACCCTATGGAGAAGGAGTTTCCGGCTGGGTGGCAAGGGAAAAGCAAAGTCTTCTAATTCAAAATCTGGACGAGGATCCGAGATATGATAAGAATGCAAAATATAAATTCGAAGCAAGTTCTTTAATCTCCGCTCCCTTATTGTATCGAGGAGAACTTCTCGGCGTGATTAGTGTGAATAATAAGTATTCGGGATACGCATTTACTCATGCGGATTTGGAAATGCTAGGAGCCATCGCAAACCGACTTAGCGTCACGATTCAAAATGCGAATCTATTCCATAAAGTAGTGGATAATGAACGTGAGCTCAAACGCGCCCGGGAAGTCATGGCCAAAATCCTTCCTTCCGCGTTGCCGTATGTTCCCGGCTTGGAATTCGGCGTTCAGCATATTCCCTTCGATAATGTGGGCGGAGACTTTTATAATGTCATAAAATTAGACGAACATAGAACTGCGGTCCTTATCGCGGACGTATCCGGGCACGGGTTGTCCGCATCGGTAGTGGCTGCAGTAATTCATACCGTCATGGAAACGTTCGAAGAAGAGACTTTATCCAGCCCGTCCAAGTTTTTTACCGCTCTAAACCACGCTTTATACAATAAGCTTGCGGGTAATTTCCTTACGTCTTTTTATGCAGTGGTTCATACGGGAACCGACACATTAGTTTATTCTAACGCAGGTCATAATCCGCCGATATTATATAGGAAGGAAGAAGGAACATCCTTACCTTTGGAAACGAAAGGTAAGTTAGTCGGAGTTATTCCCGATTTATTTTTTGAAGAATTTGTTACCTCTTTCAAACCGATGGATCGACTCGTTTTATATACGGACGGCATCACCGAGCATTCTAACGAAGATAGGAGTCGCCGTTATAGTGATGATCTGCTGACTCTTGCAATACGTTCCTTATCGCAAAGTTCCGCCAGCGAAGCCGCGCCGGGACTAGTAAAAGAATGCCGATCCTATTGTAGACGTTCCGATTTCGAAGACGATGTTACGTTGCTCATAGTCGATCGAGTTTAA
- a CDS encoding M14 family metallopeptidase, whose protein sequence is MDLLSYYLETYEACQRAFLSYRRGLKKAFPRFKHEILEIPKGGGNIDSYLIGSKKNPPKKIVIMSSGIHGVEGYAGSSFQRRWIEEFLLNENPSYSPPKNTDFLILHGINVDGFKKMRRVNERNVDLNRNFALKREKLHKKAKNKGYRKIQSFLNPAKKFTYITWEYLIFVIRFAGIVARFGAKYVLDAAVNGQYEFPEGIYYGGRKPEPVVRRLRKYFRKTLKNYEQILILDYHTGYGARNTLSLMQNAPAGSREDKNLRKVFGDFGLLLSEAEDDFYRTSGDFTDFFGKLFGKDKELFPITVEMGTFGNLNMLGGLKGSFLMISENRIRLHGSKSDRSAEKIRNEFREMFYPTREDWRLAAMDQVFGVVPEAIRRFSKI, encoded by the coding sequence GTGGATTTACTTTCATACTATTTGGAAACTTACGAAGCCTGCCAAAGGGCATTTCTTTCCTATCGCAGGGGTTTAAAGAAGGCCTTTCCGCGTTTTAAGCACGAAATACTGGAGATCCCCAAGGGAGGAGGAAATATCGACTCCTATTTGATCGGATCCAAGAAGAATCCTCCCAAGAAAATCGTGATCATGAGTTCCGGCATTCACGGAGTAGAAGGATACGCAGGTTCTTCCTTTCAAAGAAGATGGATAGAAGAATTCCTTTTGAACGAAAACCCGTCCTATTCTCCTCCTAAGAACACCGATTTCCTGATATTGCACGGAATCAACGTTGACGGCTTTAAAAAGATGCGCCGGGTAAACGAAAGAAATGTGGACTTGAATAGAAATTTTGCCCTTAAACGGGAAAAGCTGCATAAAAAAGCCAAGAATAAAGGTTATAGAAAGATTCAATCATTCTTAAATCCGGCGAAAAAATTTACTTATATTACTTGGGAATATCTTATTTTTGTAATTCGTTTTGCAGGGATAGTTGCACGATTCGGAGCAAAATACGTACTCGATGCAGCGGTTAACGGCCAGTACGAGTTCCCGGAAGGAATCTATTACGGCGGTAGGAAGCCGGAACCCGTCGTGAGACGCTTAAGAAAATATTTCCGAAAGACCCTAAAGAATTACGAACAGATTCTGATCCTGGATTATCATACGGGTTACGGGGCCCGCAATACTTTAAGTCTCATGCAGAACGCTCCCGCCGGTTCGAGAGAGGACAAGAATTTACGAAAAGTTTTCGGCGATTTCGGGCTTTTATTAAGCGAAGCCGAAGACGATTTTTACAGGACTTCGGGTGACTTTACGGATTTTTTCGGTAAGCTATTCGGAAAGGATAAGGAACTATTTCCGATCACGGTCGAAATGGGTACTTTCGGAAATTTGAATATGCTCGGAGGTCTCAAAGGCAGTTTTTTAATGATCAGCGAAAATCGAATTCGTTTACACGGATCAAAGTCGGATCGCTCGGCTGAAAAAATACGAAACGAATTTCGTGAGATGTTTTATCCCACCAGGGAAGATTGGAGATTGGCGGCAATGGACCAGGTCTTCGGCGTTGTTCCCGAGGCGATTCGCAGATTTTCTAAGATTTAA
- a CDS encoding LIC10816 family protein produces MDAVTIFALALLAVPVFARFARVSKDAMNRYHLIGLGGLFLILGEATKITAVKVTPIATVLPMIDIATAILAYAGVLFGVVWLSLYYVKHPNEI; encoded by the coding sequence ATGGATGCAGTCACCATTTTCGCTTTAGCGCTTTTGGCTGTTCCTGTGTTTGCCCGGTTCGCCCGAGTATCAAAGGACGCGATGAATCGCTATCACCTAATTGGATTGGGAGGTCTATTCCTGATCTTAGGCGAGGCTACGAAGATTACGGCAGTTAAAGTTACACCGATAGCTACCGTTCTTCCGATGATAGACATCGCAACCGCGATCCTAGCGTACGCGGGGGTACTATTCGGGGTGGTATGGCTATCGCTTTACTACGTCAAACACCCGAACGAAATTTAG
- a CDS encoding DsbA family protein: MVFPKIPSHTGPVELLRPSDKRSLIYVADPLCAWSYGFGPSILKLKSKYEDKIDFSLVLGGLKYGVDVESFIPEMTDRLRYLWKEVERVSGRKFQYEILNREDLIFDSEPACRAVITAQRLAPTLAFEYLDSLSFSFHAGGKDPTDLNTFLSVASDLSINESDFEELYQREETSLETKTDFNYGFLLGVTGFPTLVFSDGLERGILTKGFLPYEEVESIFTDYFRSIGQF, translated from the coding sequence ATGGTCTTTCCGAAGATTCCATCTCATACCGGTCCTGTGGAACTCCTTCGACCTTCCGACAAGCGTTCCCTAATTTATGTGGCTGATCCGCTTTGTGCGTGGTCGTACGGATTCGGTCCGTCTATTCTTAAACTCAAAAGTAAATACGAGGACAAGATCGATTTTTCTTTAGTCTTGGGAGGATTGAAGTACGGCGTCGATGTCGAATCATTTATCCCCGAAATGACGGATCGTCTTCGGTATCTTTGGAAAGAAGTAGAAAGAGTCTCTGGACGCAAATTTCAATACGAAATTCTAAACCGAGAGGATCTAATATTCGATTCGGAACCGGCATGCCGCGCAGTAATTACGGCACAGCGACTAGCTCCTACTCTTGCCTTCGAATATTTGGATTCACTTTCTTTCAGCTTCCACGCTGGCGGAAAGGATCCTACTGATTTGAATACGTTTCTTTCTGTTGCCTCCGACTTATCTATTAATGAATCCGATTTCGAAGAACTCTACCAGAGGGAAGAAACGTCTCTCGAAACCAAAACCGATTTCAATTATGGATTTCTTTTGGGTGTAACCGGATTTCCAACGCTCGTATTCTCGGACGGTTTGGAGAGAGGAATACTCACGAAAGGATTTTTGCCATACGAAGAAGTTGAGTCGATCTTCACCGATTACTTTCGCTCTATCGGTCAATTTTAA
- a CDS encoding zinc-dependent alcohol dehydrogenase, whose amino-acid sequence MQQLQFVKKRTLEWLEVPEPKITGKNQALVKPLAVSRCDLDLPILRGETLLRPPFPVGHEFVGEVVQTSPEITDLFPVGTKVAVPFQISCGHCHYCESGQSKSCSSVAHTSAYGMGKGGKEFGGALSDLVGVPYAKEMLVPFSSKTDPAAIASINDNLLEAWKLAGIFLNQNKNLRILVLGGFASSVGLYTAALAKHMGAAEIVYLDSNKKRLDLAASVGAKVEQVSKFPKSFGKFDIVADASGSPEGWDCGLRSLDIDGIFGSASIFWTNTLPIPYLDLYNNGASIRIGRVRSREWIPEMLRIVEEEGFDPSKVTTKKVSWKDAAEAFLEEETKLIVVR is encoded by the coding sequence ATGCAGCAACTACAATTTGTCAAAAAACGGACCCTTGAATGGTTGGAAGTGCCTGAGCCGAAAATTACGGGTAAAAATCAGGCCTTGGTTAAACCGCTCGCAGTTTCTCGTTGTGACCTGGATCTACCGATCCTAAGAGGAGAGACATTATTACGCCCTCCGTTTCCGGTCGGGCACGAGTTTGTAGGAGAGGTTGTTCAGACAAGTCCCGAAATAACCGATTTATTTCCAGTCGGCACCAAGGTAGCAGTCCCGTTCCAGATCTCCTGCGGTCATTGTCATTATTGTGAAAGCGGACAATCTAAAAGCTGTTCCAGTGTAGCGCATACGAGCGCGTACGGCATGGGAAAGGGAGGTAAGGAATTCGGAGGTGCCTTATCCGATCTAGTAGGAGTTCCCTATGCGAAGGAAATGCTCGTCCCTTTTTCATCCAAGACTGACCCTGCCGCAATTGCAAGCATCAATGACAATCTCTTAGAGGCTTGGAAATTGGCGGGAATATTCCTGAATCAAAATAAGAACCTCAGAATCTTAGTTTTAGGAGGTTTCGCTTCGAGCGTCGGATTATACACCGCCGCTCTGGCTAAACATATGGGCGCAGCCGAAATCGTTTATTTAGATAGCAACAAGAAAAGATTGGATTTGGCGGCTTCGGTTGGAGCTAAAGTGGAACAAGTCTCGAAATTTCCAAAAAGTTTCGGAAAATTTGATATAGTCGCGGACGCTAGCGGAAGTCCGGAAGGATGGGACTGCGGTTTGCGTTCTCTCGACATTGACGGAATTTTCGGTTCCGCCTCCATTTTTTGGACGAATACTTTGCCGATTCCTTATTTAGATCTTTATAATAATGGAGCATCTATCCGTATCGGTCGCGTACGATCCAGGGAATGGATTCCGGAGATGTTGCGTATAGTGGAAGAGGAAGGGTTTGATCCTTCCAAAGTCACTACCAAAAAGGTAAGCTGGAAAGACGCGGCCGAAGCATTCCTGGAGGAAGAGACCAAATTAATCGTCGTCCGATAG